The nucleotide window TCCTCGGCATCGGCACGGATATCGGCGCCCACGTCCAGCATCACGTTGAAGCCCGACGGATTGCGGGATGGCCAGAGGCAAGCGATGGCGGGGCGGTTCACGCCTTCCAGCTTGCGCAGGCGGATCATAGATATCGCCATTAACGCGCCGGTATTGCCACACGAAACCGCGACGGAGGCGTCGCCCGCGCGCACGGCTTCGATGGTCGACCACATGGACGTGTCCTTGCCGTTGCGCATCACGTGGCTCGGCTTGGCGTCCATCGTCACCACGGACTCGGCGTGGCGGATTTCACATTTTCCGGCAAGTTCGCGCCGCTTGGCGATCAGGCACTCCAATTCGGCCTGATCCCCGTGAACGATATAGCGCAGATCGGGGTTCTTGGAGGCGGCCTTGGCCAATCCTGCAACGACCGCAGAGGGGCCCAGATCGCCCCCCATCGCGTCCACGGACAACACGGTGCCGTCCACCGCTTCTGCCGTTAACGCTGTGTCATCGCTCATGTAACCGGGCCCGCCTCAGGTCAGGCGGCAGATTATGCCGCGTCTTCGTCGAGGTCGATTTCGTCGGCCAGGGCGATCACTTCACGTTCGTTGTAGGTGCCGCAGGACGGGCACACGTGGTGCGGGCGCTTCAGCTCGCCACAGGACGGGCATTCGTTGGGGTTTGCGCCGTCCAGCGCATCGTGGGCGCGGCGCATATTGCGCTTGGAACGGGTCACGCGATTCTGGGGGACAGCCATGTCACAACCTCGGGGTTCAGGGACCGCGCCGCCCCATTGGCCACGCTTTGTCCGATCATCATCAAATCTCTGCTCGTCCGACCGGGGATTTTCCTGTGCCAAACGGGCCTGCGCGACGGTTTCGCGGCAAGGCCCTGAGACGTGAAAATCCGGGGGCGAATGAGGCCGGGAACATACTCGGATTCCCCGGCCATGCAAGCCCTTTTCCCACAGGGTGCGTGTGCAGCGTTCAGCCTTCGTTTTCGTCCCCGTTCCCGTTGCCCGAAAGCCTGTCACGCAACGCCGCCAGACCGGCCAGCGGCTTGGCATCTTCGTCGCGCATCGGGGTGACGCCGGGGGCGGCGAAAATGGCCTCACCCAGTTCCACCCCCTCGGCGCGGGGATAGTCAGGCAAGGCCAGGGCCAACGCCTCGGTCAGAAGGGCCATCAGATCGACCTCGGCGCGCAGCGGCTCCAGCGTATCGTCCTCGGGCATCTCCATCTCTTCCCCCGATGGCTCGGGCATGTGGGCGCGGTACTGGCGAACAAGTGGCACGTCGATCCGCGTCGTGACAGGCTCCAGCGTGACAACGCAATTCTGCACGGCTGTTGCCCCCAGCTTGGCCTCCAGCCGCCAATCGGCCTTGCCTTCGGGGATCGCGCGACCGTCGAGCCGCACCTTGCGCAACGCCGGAACTCCGAGGTCACGGGCCATGGAGGCGCGCGCATCCGCGTCCGGTTCAACCTTGAACGGCGTCTCCGTGGCGCGGTTCAGGCGGGCCAGGGGAAGATTATGATCTGACATGATACCTCCATGCGCGGGATCGTGAGGGTCGCATCGCTTGCTACAGACGTGTGGCTGCGCTAAGCCGATAGGCAGGTTAAGGCGCGTTCGCAAGCGCACGAATACCGTGATGCCCCGATGGGGCCGGTCGAGCAATGATACACAGGGCGTCTGCATGAAACGTCAGTCGAGTTTTCCGATGGTCCGCCCGCTGGCCCTGGCCCTTGGCTTGGTCCTGGGATTGGCGGCCTGTTCGGCAACCTACACCAATCACGGCTACGTGCCGCCGCCCGAAATCTTGGCGGAAATCGGTGTCGGTGCGACGCAGGAACAGGTGGCGGAGCTGGCCGGCGCGCCGGGATCGGCCGGTGTGATGCGAGACGAGGCGTGGTTCTATACCCAGTATCGGGTCCGCAATTTCACCTACAACGCGCCGCAGGTCATTGAACGCGACATCGTCGCGATTTCCTTCAACGAGGCCGGGCGCGTGTCCAATATCGAACGGTTCGGTCTCGAGGACGGGCAGATCATCCAATTGTCGCGCCGGGTCACCGAAAGCTCCGTTCGCGACATCGGTTTCCTGCGGCAGATCTTGTCGAATTTCGGGCGGATCAACCTTGGCGATGCGCTCGCCAACTGAGGCCCCTTTCTCCGACAGGGCGCCATCGGCGCCCTCCATCGCCGTTCGCCTTCCGGCCAAGGAAAAGCGCGATACGATGTTGTCCCTGCGCCGGGGCCGCTATGCCTCTCGCATCGCCGAGACGGAGGCGGATTTCGCCGCGGCGCAGACCCTGCGCGCGCGCGTCTTTCCGACAGACGCCGCCCGGAAGGCCGATCCGTTCGATGACCACTGCATCCATGTGCTGGTGGAGGATACGCAGACCGGCACGCTCGTGTGTTGTTTTCGCCTGCTGCATCTGTTCAGCGGGAGGGAGATCGAACGCAGCTATTCGGCGCAATTCTACGACCTCTCCGCCCTGCAGACCTTCAACGGCCCAATGGTGGAGCTGGGTCGGTTCTGCGTGGACCCCGATACCGCGGACGCGGATATCCTGCGCGTGGCTTGGGGCGCGATGACGGCTTATGTGGACGGGCAGGGGGTGGAGATGCTGTTCGGTTGTTCGTCCTTCGCAGGAACCGAACCGAGCGCCTATGCCGACGCCTTTGCAATGCTGCGAGACAAGCATCTGGCGCCTGATCGGTGGTTGCCGTGCGTCAGGGCACCGAAGGTTTTCGCGTTTGCAAAGAGGCTAGACATGCGCGCTGACCCGAAGCACGCGCAGGCGCAGATGCCGCCACTTCTGCGCACCTACCTCGTGATGGGCGGCTGGGTCAGCGACCACGCCGTGATCGACAGGGAAATGGGGACGTTGCACGTTTTCACCGGGCTGGAGATACGCGCCGTGCCACCGGGGCGCGCGCGATTGCTTCGGGCGATGGCGGGCTAGCCCCGCGGTCGGGATTTCCCCCAATGGATGCGCGCGGTTCAATCGCTTATGGTGCGGAAATTCATTGGTTTTCGGGACATTTCCATGGCTGCTGACTTTGAGGATGAAAACCCCGTCGCCACTTTGTTGTCGCGCAGATCCGCGCCAGATCTCGTGGGCGGCCTCCGCCTTCCTGAGATAAGTGACGGGCCAGTCGTGGTGGTGTACGGGGAAGGGCGGCCCGGCTCCCGCGCGATCAACGGCAATGTGCTGACGCTCCTCATCGGGGCCCTGTGCGTTCTGATTAGTGGGATCGTCACGATCAACGCGGTCAGGTCGGGGAATTTCGACCTGAATAATGTCATGGGCATTGTCCTGCCGCTCGTGATCGGCGCCTTCATCGCGGGGCCGAGCCTCCTTCGGGCCAAGGGCGGGACGTTGCAGTGGACAAGGCGCGCAGAGCTGCGGGCTGACGAGGTCGTCGTGACAGACAAGACGGGATCGACTGAGGTCCGTTGGTCGGAGCCGCTTGCCGCCTACCGCGACATCCACCAGGCGTTTGTGCATCTGTCCTCCCCAGATGGGGAGGGGGATGGCCTGACGCTGGAAACCGTCACCCTGCGTCACCGCGATCGCGGCAAGGACATCTACGTGCTCGGGACCAAGAAGACGGTCATGGGCGGAATGAATTTCTCCGACATGGTCCGGGCGGGGCGCGAAGGTCGCAAGGCGGACGTGGAGGCCGCGTTCGGCGACACCCGCAACCCACAGGTGGAGGCGATTGTGGCCGCATTGGTGGAGCGGACGGGTTTGCCCCTGACCCAAGATCTCGACTAGTGCCGCGCGCGTGGCCCGCTGTCGGCGGGGCTGCGGCTTGCGCTTGTGGCCGCGTCGGGCAAGGCGCGTGCCGACGCACTTTGCGCTGAACACGTTCTCTCATGTACCGTGACGGACGGTCGCTCGCTGCGTGTAACGGGTCGGCGGCGCATCCACCCGGTATCGAGCCAGGTTGAGGATAGCCAAGTCCCACCAAGCGGTCGGATTCGCGCACCGGTGCCGCATTTGAACCGCGCAAGTCCGGGGTTCTGGCCGCTATCGGCAGATCCCAGATCAAGAAGCTCCACACCCATTGTCTGCAAATCCAGCATCGCCCGCCACATCAGGGCGTGGCCTGCGCACTTTTCCCGACCCGCGCGCGTGGTCCAGCCGATCTGATAGGTGGCACGTCGCCCGTGCCGCAGGAAAACCAGTGCGGCCAACTTCTCCGCCCCAAGGTAGGCGGTGAAAATCTGCGGGGCACCGGGTGTACATGCGGCGATGGCGGCGATGAGCCGCGGCGGAAGCGGTTGGTAGGACAGCGCCTTCGCCTGTGCCGCTTCCGCCCGAAAAATCCAGTGGGAGGGGGAGGGCGGAAGCGGACGGCGCGTGACAAACAGTCCCGACGACAGGCCCTTGCGCAGGCGATTGCGCCATTTGCCGTGGAGCCCCGCGGCCATCGCATCGCTCGATGGATCAAGCGACACTTCCGCAATCTGACGGGGGGCGGCCATGCGCCGGAACCCGGCGGCACGTAACGCATCCGCATCGTCGGGCGTTTCTGCGTTCACCAGTAAGTGCCGTGTGCCGCATAGCGCGCGAAGTTCCCGGGCGGCCGCTGGTGTCAGATCAAGCTGCGCCCTGGTCAGGAGCGCCGTGTTCCCGATCACCGGCTTGGTTTGCCTGATGACCAGGGCGGTGTGATCGCCGAACGCTTCGATCCGGGCGTCACGGCCAAGCAGCCGCAAGGCCCGCAGCCATGGGCGGCTTTGCTGAAGGGGCGCATGTGGCTTGGGTCCGGATACGCGCGTGTCGGCGCAAGACGTCTCTGAGGGGGCGAGGTCAAACATGACGGGACCATTGACCACGATCCCTGAATTCGAGGTTAATGCCCGCGTGGGCCCTCAGCCCTCCAGCACGACCAGCGCGTGTCGTTTCTTTCCGGCCGACAATTTGATCGGCTCCGCCAAATCCACTTGCCCGATCATCAGCCCGGCTTCCGACAGGGCCGCGTCGTTCATCCTCGCACCGCCCTCGGCAATCAGGCGCTTGGCATCTTTGCCGGATTTCGCGAGACCAGACCTGGCGAACAACTGCACGATGGAGATGCCGTCACCGATATCCGCTGCGCTGAGCGTGAGCGTTGGCAGATCATCGCCGGTTCCGCCCTTCTCGAACACCTCCCGCGCGGTCGCTTCGGCGGAGGCTGCCGCATCGGCGCCGCGGCACAATGTGGTCACTTCATTGGCGAGAATGACCTTGGCAGAATTGATCTCCGCCCCGTCCAATGCGCCCAGACGGTTGCATTCGTCGACAGGAAGTTCCGTAAACAATTTCAGGAACTTGGCGACATCAGAGTCATCGACATTGCGCCACCACTGCCAGAATTCGTAGGACGACATCCGCTCCTCGTTCAGCCAGACGGCCCCATCGGCGGATTTGCCCATTTTCTTGCCGTCGGCGCGTGTCACCAGCGGGGTGGTCAGCCCGTAAGCCTCCCCCGCATCGACGCGCCGGATCAGGTCCGCGCCGGAAACGATATTGCCCCATTGATCCGAGCCGCCCATCTGCAAGACGCAGCCATGGCGGCGGTACAGTTCCAGATAGTCATAGGCCTGCAAGAGCATGTAGTTGAACTCGATGAAGCTGAGCGCCTGTTCTCGGTCCAGGCGCGACTTGACGCTGTCGAACGCCAGCAGGCGATTGATCGTGAAGTGTTTTCCGATGTCGCGCAGAAAGTCGATGTATCCCAGTTTGTCGAGCCATTCGGCGTTGTTGACGAGCGGGCTGTCGGTGGGCCCATCGCCGTAGGAAATGTAATTGGCAAACACTGTGCGGATGCCGTCGGCATTGGCGTTGATCTGATCGACGGAGATGATCTTGCGCATCTCGTCCTTGCCGGACGGGTCTCCGACTTTCGTCGTCCCGCCGCCCATCAACGTGATCGGGCGGTTGCCGGTCTTTTGCAGCCAGCGCAGAAGCATGATTTGCACGAGATTGCCGATATGGAGGCTGGTGGCCGTCAGGTCGAAGCCGATATAGCCCGTAATCGGTCCTTTCAGCATCGCTTCATCCAGCCCTTGCAGGTCGGTGCAATCGGCGAGGAATCCGCGTTCGACAATGATGCGCAGGAAGTCGGATTTGGGCTGGTAGGTCATGGAATGTCCAGGCAATTGTGGGCCGAGGGAGGGTCTATCGGGAATGTCGAAAAAGGAAAAGGGGCCGGTTTGGGCGGCAGGGGCGATGTCGGGCACGTCGTTTGACGGGGTCGATGTGGCAGTGATTGAAACCGATGGTCTCGACATCCTCGATTTCGGCGACATCCACGAGGTGATCTACTGCGATGAGGACCGGGACGTCTTGCGCGCGGCGATGGGTGCATGGCCGGGGGCGGCGCGCGCAGACGCAGCCGCGCTCGTGGTCGAAAACGCCCACATCGCCGCCATGGCGGGCCTTCCCGATGTGGCGGTTCTGGGATTTCACGGACAGACTTTGGCCCATGATCCCGACGGTGGGCGCACCCACCAGGTCGGCGATGGCGCGCGTCTTGCGACCGCTTTGGGCTGCGAGGTGATCTGGGATTTTCGCAGCGCGGATATGGAAATGGGCGGGCAGGGCGCGCCGCTTGCGCCCTTCTACCATTGGGCCTGCGCGCGCTGGGTGGGGGCGGAAGGGCCCGTGGTATTTCTCAATCTTGGCGGCGTCGGCAACCTCAGTTGGGTCGATCCCACAATGGATGCGCCGGAGCTGCTGGGCGCGTGTCTGGCCTTCGATACGGGACCGGCCAACGCGCCCATGGATGATCTGATGGCCGCGCGCGGGCTTGGGCGGTTCGATAGCGACGGGGCGTTGGCGGCGCGAGGACAGGTTGATCTGGGTATCCTCGAAAGAGCTCTGGGCGATCCCTGGTTCGATCTGGCTCCACCGAAATCCCTCGACCGTGACGCCTTCGCGGGGCTCCAGGACGCGGTCGCGGGCCTTGCCGATGCCGACGCGCTGGCCACGCTTGCGGCGTGCGCGGCGGGGGCGGTCGGGCGCGGCATCCCGCACTTGCCGCGCCGCCCGGAAAGGATTTTCGTGACCGGCGGGGGGCGGCGCAACAAGACACTCATGGCGATGCTGGCGGAGGCCACCTCCTGTCCCGTCTCGCCGGTGGAGGAGGTTGGCCTGAACGGAGACGCGTTGGAGGCGCAGGCCTTCGCCTATCTCGCCGTGCGCGCTTCCCGTGGATTGCCGACCTCCGCCCCTGGCACGACGGGCGTCGCCGCGCCGGTTGGCGGCGCGCGGAGGTCGCGGCCCGGAACGCGCGCACTGAGCTAAACGACCGGTTCGCCGGCAAAGGGGGCCAATTGCGGCCTGCCGCGCTTCAGACCCTCGGAATGTCAAAACCGGACGGCGCGAGGGTGAAACCGTCAAAGGAGAACCCCGGGGAAACGGTGCAGGAAACCAGCGTGAACGCACCGGTCGTGCGGGCGGCCTGCCAATGATCCTTCGGCACGATCAGTTGAGGGGCACCTTGCGTCAGGTCCGGGGTCAGCAGGTGGTCTTGGGCGGGTCCTTCATCGCTGTCCGAAAGTGAAAGGATCAGCGGTGCGCCGGAATGGTAGAGCCAGATTTCCGTCGCATCCACGCGGTGCCAGTGGCTCGCCTCGCCGTCCTTCAGAAGGAAATAGATGCAGGTTCCGCTCGGGCGTCCGCTGCCCGTATCATCCACCCACGTCTGACGATAATGGCCCCCTCGGGATGGGGGGCCAGGTTCAACGCCTCGATGATCTCATCGGCGGTCATTCTGCGGGGCGTGCGTCGCCATTGGATTGTGCATCGGCCGCTGGCGGCTCGATCGCGCCGGGCGCCGCGCCGTTGGGCCGGTCTTTGAGCGCACTGTCGGCCAACCCTTCGACGCCGTTCTCCAGGCTCAGGCCCAGTTCATCGCCGAGCTTTCGCAAGGCCGGCATCTGAACCGCCATACCCATGATCGAATCGAGCGCCTGGTTCACGACGGGCTTGTCGCCCGCGCCGCCCGTTGACCCGCCGGCCCCGTTGCCACCGCCAAGGCCACCGACCTGGTGGATCTTGATCGAGTCGATCTTCTCCACCGGCTTGACCATCTGTTCCATGATCGCGGGGATTGCTTCGATCCGTGCCATGTCGACCTTCATGCCGACGATCTGCTCGGACAACGCATTCTCCGCCTCGGTGATGGCGCGCGTGCCTTCCGCCTCGGCCAGCATATCCTTCTTCTTGGCGTCGGCCCGGATGGAGATCGCGTCGGCCTCGGCCTGCGCTTCCTCCCTGCGGGCTTCTGCGCGGTCGGCGGCGGCAATTTTCTCGGCTTCCGCCGCGACACGGATACGTGTGGCTTCGCGCTCGGCCTCGCGGGTGGCTTCGATCAGGGCGATCTGCTTCTGGCGCTCGGCTTCCGCGACTTCGCGGGCGGTTGCCACGGCTTCCGTCGCCTTGGTGGCTTCGGCCCGGGCGAGGTCGGCGGAGGCGCGCGCGCGGCTTTCCTCTTCGGACTTCTGCTGGATGATGATCTGGCGTTCCTGCTCCGCCACTTCCAGCTCGCGTTCCTTGGTGATTTCGGCGTCACGAATGTTGCGCTCGCGGGCGATTTCGGCGGAGCGGACCTGCTCCTCCCGTGCAATCCGGGCGCGCTCGCTTTCGCGCATCGAGTCTTCCCGCCGCAGGGCAATCTCCATCTCCTGCGCGGCTTTCATGGTCTCCACTTCTTGGACCTGCGCAATCGCGGCGCGCTCTTCCTCTTCCTGGATGCTGAGCTTCTGGCGCTCGGCTTCCATCGCGGCGCGGCGCACGGCGACTTCGGCTTCCGCGTCGATCTCCGCGCGTTCCTTCTTGGATTTCGCGATCACCTCCGCCAGCTTGCGCATACCCACGGCGTTGAAGGCGTTATTTTCATCGAGCGATTCAAACGGCGTCTGGTCCAGCGCGGTGAGTGAGACCGATTCCAGCGACAGACCGTTCTTCAAAAGATCCTCGGAAATCGCGTTCTGTACCTGCTGAACGAAGTCCGAACGGTTTTCATGGAGATTGTCCATCGTCATCTTCGCGGCCACGGCGCGCAGGCCGTCGATCAGCTTACCTTCGATCATCTCACGCAGCTGGTCCACGTAGAAGGTGCGGTCGCCGAGCGTCTGGGCGGCCCGGGCAATGCCCTCATCGGTCGCCATGACGGAGACGTAGAATTCCACTCCCACATCAACGCGCATCCGGTCTTGCGTAATCAATGCACCTTCGCCCGTCCGGCGCACTTCAAGGCGCAGGGTTTTCATATTGACCGGGCTGACCTCGTGCAGGAGCGGGATCACGAGCGTGCCGCCATCCATGATCACCTGCTTGCCGCCCGCACCGGTCTTGACGAGCGACACCTCGCGCGTGGTGCGTTTGTAGAGCCGTCCGATGACGAGGCCCAGAAAGACCAGTGCCCCGATGATGGCGATGACGATAATTCCAAGAAATCCGAGTTCCATATGTTCAACCTTTCAAATGTTTGCGCCCGAAGGGGATCAAAGCGCGATCAAGCGGAAACCGCCGGTAGGGCGGTGGCGCAGTACCAGTACCTCTGCGCCTTGGGGAATGACGTCCGCGTCCTTCATGGGCTCGGCGCGGATATAGTGGGTGTTGCCGTAACGGTCGGTGACGCGAACCTCTGCAGGTGCCCCACGAGCAGAGGTGCCTTGCGTCACGATACCCTTGCGACGGCCCAGTTGGCGGGCGGACACCGATTGGGTTTCCGTTTTCGGGAGGAGGCGGGCGAAAATTGCGCCGAACCTCGCCGTGAACCAGATCGCCACAATGGCGCAGGGGATGACCGCGATCCCCGCCGGAAGCGGCCCGCCAAGCAATGTGGTCGCGACGCCCTGCAGCGCCACGCCGGACACTCCGAAAGACAGGAAGATGGAGGCCAGCCAGATCAGCGTGGGCATTCGCCCCAATCCAAGCCAGTGGAGCGGATGGTTCGGCACGCCCTGCGGCACGTCCACCGCGATATCTTCGGCTGCGGTGACGTCGAATTCTGCGGTGTCGATGTCGAAGGATTCAAGATCGAATGCCTCAAGCTCGACATCAAGGTCCAGGTCCATGTCGAGATCCGGCCCATCAGCGATCTCAGGCCCGTCAACGTCACTCCCGTCGCCCATCAGGGACCCGCCGATCAGCAGAAACACAACCTCCAGTGCCAGAAGCGCGAAGAGCAGGGCGAGCGAGAGAGTAAAGGGCACAAATGGCCCAGACAGAAGCGTGTCGAGCATTAAGATCCAGTCTTATCAGTATACAGTGGTATACAATAGATATAGGCGTTCATGGGGCCGTTGCAAGGGGATGGCGCGGGAAGGGGTGCGCAGCTTGGCGACAGGATTGCGAAGAAAACGATGGGGGACAACGGTGTAAAACCCGCACTTGCGGGGCTATTGCTGGTCTGTGACCGTTCCGCCGCGTCCGGCGGCCAATGGCAGGTGCAATTCCACGATTGTCCCGTCGGGCGAGCTCTTCAGCCTCAACGCGCCACCTGATTGTTCGGCGAAGCCCTTGGCCATGGACAGGCCAAGGCCGGAGCCGCTTCCTACCGTCTTGGTTGTGAAAAACGGCTCAAACACCCGGTCACGGATAGTGCGGGGAATGCCGGGCCCGTCGTCCGCAATCGAAAAGACGACATGGGTGTCGAGGTCATGCTGCGCCGGCACGTTTCCACCACCATCGGCGGGCCCGCAGACCAGATCGGCCGCCAGCGTGATCTGACCGCGACCGTCCAACGCG belongs to Hasllibacter sp. MH4015 and includes:
- a CDS encoding YceD family protein, giving the protein MSDHNLPLARLNRATETPFKVEPDADARASMARDLGVPALRKVRLDGRAIPEGKADWRLEAKLGATAVQNCVVTLEPVTTRIDVPLVRQYRAHMPEPSGEEMEMPEDDTLEPLRAEVDLMALLTEALALALPDYPRAEGVELGEAIFAAPGVTPMRDEDAKPLAGLAALRDRLSGNGNGDENEG
- a CDS encoding OB-fold-containig protein — its product is MLDTLLSGPFVPFTLSLALLFALLALEVVFLLIGGSLMGDGSDVDGPEIADGPDLDMDLDLDVELEAFDLESFDIDTAEFDVTAAEDIAVDVPQGVPNHPLHWLGLGRMPTLIWLASIFLSFGVSGVALQGVATTLLGGPLPAGIAVIPCAIVAIWFTARFGAIFARLLPKTETQSVSARQLGRRKGIVTQGTSARGAPAEVRVTDRYGNTHYIRAEPMKDADVIPQGAEVLVLRHRPTGGFRLIAL
- a CDS encoding anhydro-N-acetylmuramic acid kinase — translated: MSKKEKGPVWAAGAMSGTSFDGVDVAVIETDGLDILDFGDIHEVIYCDEDRDVLRAAMGAWPGAARADAAALVVENAHIAAMAGLPDVAVLGFHGQTLAHDPDGGRTHQVGDGARLATALGCEVIWDFRSADMEMGGQGAPLAPFYHWACARWVGAEGPVVFLNLGGVGNLSWVDPTMDAPELLGACLAFDTGPANAPMDDLMAARGLGRFDSDGALAARGQVDLGILERALGDPWFDLAPPKSLDRDAFAGLQDAVAGLADADALATLAACAAGAVGRGIPHLPRRPERIFVTGGGRRNKTLMAMLAEATSCPVSPVEEVGLNGDALEAQAFAYLAVRASRGLPTSAPGTTGVAAPVGGARRSRPGTRALS
- a CDS encoding GNAT family N-acetyltransferase, whose product is MLSLRRGRYASRIAETEADFAAAQTLRARVFPTDAARKADPFDDHCIHVLVEDTQTGTLVCCFRLLHLFSGREIERSYSAQFYDLSALQTFNGPMVELGRFCVDPDTADADILRVAWGAMTAYVDGQGVEMLFGCSSFAGTEPSAYADAFAMLRDKHLAPDRWLPCVRAPKVFAFAKRLDMRADPKHAQAQMPPLLRTYLVMGGWVSDHAVIDREMGTLHVFTGLEIRAVPPGRARLLRAMAG
- the rpmF gene encoding 50S ribosomal protein L32; the protein is MAVPQNRVTRSKRNMRRAHDALDGANPNECPSCGELKRPHHVCPSCGTYNEREVIALADEIDLDEDAA
- the tyrS gene encoding tyrosine--tRNA ligase, giving the protein MTYQPKSDFLRIIVERGFLADCTDLQGLDEAMLKGPITGYIGFDLTATSLHIGNLVQIMLLRWLQKTGNRPITLMGGGTTKVGDPSGKDEMRKIISVDQINANADGIRTVFANYISYGDGPTDSPLVNNAEWLDKLGYIDFLRDIGKHFTINRLLAFDSVKSRLDREQALSFIEFNYMLLQAYDYLELYRRHGCVLQMGGSDQWGNIVSGADLIRRVDAGEAYGLTTPLVTRADGKKMGKSADGAVWLNEERMSSYEFWQWWRNVDDSDVAKFLKLFTELPVDECNRLGALDGAEINSAKVILANEVTTLCRGADAAASAEATAREVFEKGGTGDDLPTLTLSAADIGDGISIVQLFARSGLAKSGKDAKRLIAEGGARMNDAALSEAGLMIGQVDLAEPIKLSAGKKRHALVVLEG
- a CDS encoding outer membrane protein assembly factor BamE, with amino-acid sequence MKRQSSFPMVRPLALALGLVLGLAACSATYTNHGYVPPPEILAEIGVGATQEQVAELAGAPGSAGVMRDEAWFYTQYRVRNFTYNAPQVIERDIVAISFNEAGRVSNIERFGLEDGQIIQLSRRVTESSVRDIGFLRQILSNFGRINLGDALAN
- a CDS encoding GNAT family N-acetyltransferase, with amino-acid sequence MFDLAPSETSCADTRVSGPKPHAPLQQSRPWLRALRLLGRDARIEAFGDHTALVIRQTKPVIGNTALLTRAQLDLTPAAARELRALCGTRHLLVNAETPDDADALRAAGFRRMAAPRQIAEVSLDPSSDAMAAGLHGKWRNRLRKGLSSGLFVTRRPLPPSPSHWIFRAEAAQAKALSYQPLPPRLIAAIAACTPGAPQIFTAYLGAEKLAALVFLRHGRRATYQIGWTTRAGREKCAGHALMWRAMLDLQTMGVELLDLGSADSGQNPGLARFKCGTGARIRPLGGTWLSSTWLDTGWMRRRPVTRSERPSVTVHERTCSAQSASARALPDAATSASRSPADSGPRARH
- a CDS encoding flotillin family protein — its product is MELGFLGIIVIAIIGALVFLGLVIGRLYKRTTREVSLVKTGAGGKQVIMDGGTLVIPLLHEVSPVNMKTLRLEVRRTGEGALITQDRMRVDVGVEFYVSVMATDEGIARAAQTLGDRTFYVDQLREMIEGKLIDGLRAVAAKMTMDNLHENRSDFVQQVQNAISEDLLKNGLSLESVSLTALDQTPFESLDENNAFNAVGMRKLAEVIAKSKKERAEIDAEAEVAVRRAAMEAERQKLSIQEEEERAAIAQVQEVETMKAAQEMEIALRREDSMRESERARIAREEQVRSAEIARERNIRDAEITKERELEVAEQERQIIIQQKSEEESRARASADLARAEATKATEAVATAREVAEAERQKQIALIEATREAEREATRIRVAAEAEKIAAADRAEARREEAQAEADAISIRADAKKKDMLAEAEGTRAITEAENALSEQIVGMKVDMARIEAIPAIMEQMVKPVEKIDSIKIHQVGGLGGGNGAGGSTGGAGDKPVVNQALDSIMGMAVQMPALRKLGDELGLSLENGVEGLADSALKDRPNGAAPGAIEPPAADAQSNGDARPAE